The window gaacattttcatttacttaaggtctgaataaagcagcatatgaatcaagatgtatttacactaaagttatacaatgtaatgtaaatcactatcacgtatcagccctcaaattttgtcttccatcatgttttcgttatacgctccttggtcaaagtccagtatatcttggtggaagcactcgccttgctcctctgtgtatgtgctcccatgttcttgttgaatttatcaagatgagcgtcaagaacatggactttcagggacatcctgcagcctattTTGACGTAGTGCTTCATCAGAGCCTTAACCAATTCCATGTAATTTTCGGCTTTGTGATTTCCCAAAAagtcccgaaccactgcgacaaagctgtcccaagcttttttctccttcctactgagcttcttggggaattctgtgtactccaggatcttctttatttgagttccaacgaagacaccagctttgaccttagCCTCAGACAGCTAAGGGAAGAAGTCTCGGATGTACTTGAAGGttacagactccttatcaagaggtgtgacaaattgtttcataatacccaattttatgtgcaatggtggggacaacaccttctggaggtccactagtggctcacacttgacatcgTACCTCCCACAAGgaactcggtctgttgtggccagtacttcctgttgtagtgcgctccagtgtccctgctgtcccaaaggcaaagataacagggaaacttggtaagaCTAGatacagggaaggcagcttgtcatctccactcaccgccgactcttaggctactcttttaccaacgaatagtgggattgaccgtcacattataacgccatcacggctgaaagagcgagcatgtttggtgtgatggggattcgaacccgcgaccttcatattacgagtcgaacaccctaatcCACGTGGTTATGCCAAGCCGAAGTACGAAATGAcacttaaaagaaataaaaacggaCTCTTATTACAAGTTCTTGTCTTGTTAGAGAATACGTATAAATAGTTGTAATTTTTACATCAGTATCTTCATGTATCAGGTCCTTCGTTTTccgacccccagtggcacagcggtatgtctgcaggctgataccactaaaaaccgggttttgatactcgtggcgGGTATatcatagatagcctattgtgtagctttgtgcttaattctaaacaaacaaaaacaagccttGTGTTTCTACTTCATAATATAAATTTCTATGGATATtaaaaataacgttaaaatatcattttttaaattttgtatttgattccctaattataaaacaatcgggattcgattctccttgatagactcagcagatagcccaatgtagctgtgctataagaaaaacacacacacacatatattagaTTCCCCTGGGGTCCAtttgtaagtctgcaggcttacaacagaaaaattcaattttatagcTATTCATTATTGTACAATGACAAGGATGGTGTAGATGAATTTTAAAGGATATTGTTCTTATAACAATAGCATAGGTGATTGTAAGGcaagagagaaataaaaaaagcgtccttaaagttaaaaataatgttagttaaataatttgtataacgTCATAGGAAAACTCTTAAAATACTGCTGCAAAATGAATAAAATGGAACATagctttattaaaatatggaCACTTCATTTAATGGCAATTGATTATGTTTTATTGCTTTTcatcagttttcatttttatttaataagaaatgaTTGTTTACACTGAAACCTGAAAAGGTTATTATTTTGCTTTcgaaattaagtataaagctaaacaataggctatttgtgctcggcttaccatgtgtatcgaaacccggcttgtAGCAATGGGATTCCATAGACATTCTGCTGTGGTACTTGGGGGGACTGAAAAGTCGTTAGAAATAACGAAAATATTTCAGGGGCTAAAGAGATTATTCTCTTAAAATGTCGGTTTACGTCTGTAAATCTTTGCGAatcattgtaatatttaatatattctttgtttatatttttaataagattgGTATTTCGTTTTGTTAACTTAGTATATGAATTTAGAGTTAACCTAAATTTTACAAACTGGGAAAAGGTCAGAAGATATCATTGGATTTGTGTCCGAATATATCAACAGCGGTGAAAGTACTCATTATAAGTTTTTGGACCGGCATGGACCAAATGTTCAAGGCACtcaatttgtaatctgagggccgcgggttcgaatcccggttgcaccaaacatgctcgccatttcagccgtgggggcgttataatgtgacgttcaatcccactattcgttggtaaaagagtagtacaagagttggcggtgggtggtgatgacttgctgccttccctctagtcttacactattaaattagggacgactggtgtagatagctctcgtgtagctttgcgcgaaattcaaaacaaacaagttttttttttttacatttcattttccaTTTTAGGCCGGCACATTATAGTAGCtaacttatttattttctcaTATTCTATGTGGTAAGTTGCTTTTGATTAGAAGTTACTGATGAAAGATAAGATATATTACGAGGTAGTTTTGAATCAATATGGTAATAGCTAAGCGCTTTTAGTGCTTGAAAACAGCAACATTAGCCTTTTATTTAGAAGGTTACACTATTATTATCTACTGGTGAGTCAGTGGTAGTCTTACTGATTTTGAACGTCTAAATCCTGGGTTTGATTTTCCGCAATAGTCAGAACTTAAATAGACCAAACAAAGTACTATTCCCGATATAGTCACTCATATAGagacaaaaatatattcaaaatcttCTTCGAGATTATTTTACTATGTTTTTAAGCATTAATAATTTTGCACCAcataatttaatgaattatttaaattcaaagtaatTATCAGTATAATAGGAATCTTACAGTTTTGGAAAAAGGAGATTTAAAAATGAACACATTGAAATGTGATACAAGTGTCCCTTAATCTCGgaatctttaatatatttttttttacattttagtgatGTGCTTTTATCTGTATAGAcaactttataaaagttttagATAGCTTTAAAATTATGTATCACAGTTGTTCAGTGGTAAACTTGGATGCCTGAGCCACTAgaatttaaagtttgattatcACGTTGGACCAACGTAGATAAACCACTGTTCACCTTTGcactaaaaatacaaacaacaacccAAAATTACAATTGCTTGCAGTTTGTTTGCAAagagacccggcatgaccaaatGTTCAAGGCACtcaatttgtaatctgagggttgcgggttcgcgtccctgttgcaccaaacatgcttgccttttcagctgtgaaggcgttataatgtgacgttcaatcccactattcgttggtaaaagagtagtacaagagttggcggtgggtggtgatgacttgctgccttccctctagtcttacactattaaattagggacgactggtgtagatagctctcgtgtattgcgcgaaattcaaaacaagccaagtCCTCTGCAAAGATTTATTACCTAATATTTCATAAATGAGTTAATGTTGAAAAAAACTCCGTtatttgcaaatatatatatatatatgtgtgtatatgaaTTAAACACTTGAATCGTATGAGAATGGAGTTATTTAGAATTTGTTAAAACATCCGAAAGTTGTATTAGTTTATCTTATTTGGTAAAAGTTTGTGATACTGTCTTATTTAACGTTTTAACCAAATATGAGCTTAAAAAAGGTTAGCGATTATTCTTGCTCGCTTTATTATCTCTAGTTAAACTGATCTAGTAATTCTGAATTAATGAACTATAGGGGTACATAACTAACAGCACTTACCGCTTATTGCTgggtaacaaaaaaaaagtacaagGTACCACGAATTTTCGGACTTATTGAACAGCATGCTGGTCACTAAGCCATACTCTGAAGTTGATATTATAGCGACAtgctattttattaaaagtactgaGATTTCGTTTAGTCATTCTCTTATCTACTTTTTTggtaaaaaaattctgaaaaaacaaaccataatcactacaaaattcaataaatttaGATCATAGTTGCAAATAATTAATACGTTTTATCACTTTTGCATAATAATTTATTCGttgcaaaaatataaattcttgAAGGTTTCAAAAAACGTTTAATGACTTTTCGgataaaatacttatttgttttgCAAATccattttcaaagtttctttctttttggtAAAAtcgtttactttttattaatcaatttaatcgtcattaaatgtaaaaaatataatctggaaattgataaaaaaaacacgtaTCTTTTAATACTATCTGtagattgttattttttaaaattcaagttCAGTTTATTTCGGTCTTTTTTGAGTGTTAATAGTAGTACCTCATAAATTAACATTTCCTTGCAAGAACTTGCTTAAAGCGCAAACTTACTTAAACACGGTTTATTAGAACAATAATACCTGTAAAATTTCTCTAAAATTTCTTTTGATAATAGTATTATACGTCAGTTCTAGATCTTTCCTCTTTTCTTGTCTCAAGATAAACTTGTTTCGATTGGAGTAAAACTATACAATAGGTTATCTCAACTGTATTTGTCACAAAAAGAATGGATAATTTTGTATACTTCATGAATGTCTCAcatgagaaaaaataatattatataccgCATGTAGAATAATGTCGTATACCTCATGTAGAATAATATCGTATACCACATATAGGATAATGTAGTATACCTCACATAAAATAATGTCATATACCACATGTAGGATAATGTAGTATACCTCATGTAGAATAATGTCATATACCTTATGTGGGATAATATCCTATAATTTGTGTAGCAATTGTTTCTTGGAAATTACGTACGAAGCTACAtgaagaactatctgtgctctgcccaccacgggtattgaaacccagtttttatagtgttgtaagtccgcaaacatactacTGAGCTCATTTATGTTTCACGTGAAAAAGAATAATGTCGTATACACCTATAGGGCAATATCATATACTTTATATTGGATAATGTTGTTTTCCTCATGTAAGCCAAACACTTTTCACATACGTTCTGTTCATAGTAagagttaaaataaagaaaactgctaaaatataaaatgtgaataaCATACGTATTTAGttaaactaaatacaattttttaatctACATTATTTTCATCAATAATATGTTGGCATGTTAATACCATTCGTGAGACACATGTATGCATGTTTATCATTTCACACTATCCGAAAAATTGTGTTATCCTACTCAAAATGATGTTTGTAAAATTCAGTTGTTTATGGATACAAATGAAAATAAGTCCatgttttaataaaagagaaaataaatggtCATTTATTCTAATAAGATATTTTGATAGTTTACAGAAAACATACTGCATGAAATCAAGGAGTAAATTTAgttgattttttataaaatataaatattatttaaacattctctttcttgaaataaaaataaaaacatatatttccaTCTCTTTATTGAGAACTCTCTGAAAATGAGACGTTTcggatatatatttatataatatgaataaCAGCGTCGATGTTTCGTAAAGTCCATACatataatgtaaatattcatTGTACGTAATAAATAACTTCATCAGGTACAAAATGCTAGTTACACTTATTATTGGTTCTTTGCTCTATCTGGATAAGTACGTTTTGGCGGTTGTATCTTgtagaacaatatattttttgtcgTTCTCTATTTTAACATTGAAACAGTATCTAATCATATGTAGAAAACCACAAGCTTCAATATTTTTCCATTAGTTCTAAGGCTGTTTCGACTGTTTGAAGAAAATCTTCAATTTGTGCACCAACAGAAGGGTGTATTAGGGTTAACTCTTGCTTTTCAACATCCCTAGAATTCCTTCTAGTGTATATTCGGTTTACTCCATATTGTGGACGAAACCAGTTATTTTCCAAATCGCTATTCTCTATTGCTTCTGTAGTTGAAGGCttatagttataatattgaaCATAAGCTTGGCCGTAAGGAGGACCATAACGTCTAGCGTTGTAGCGAAAAATGGGATAAAGAATATTTCCAACAATTACAAGTAAAGCCAAAGGTACAGAGTAACTTAAAGCTGCCCATACCAGACGAACAACAGATCTAAAATTTGTTTGTCTCGCTAAATCTGAAATACGTTCTCTAACGTTTTGTGGAACGACTGATTTTATCCAGCTTCTCAGCTTCTGTAGCAATAGAGTATCTAATAAAGGATGTTTTAAAAGTGTATTAGAAACTTGTGATGTTTTGTTTGTCTGGTTGGTCGTCGAACTTGTTGAGCATTCGAAAAGAGCAAGAAGcagtaacattaataacaaagtaTGTTTCATACTCTCTATTATCTGAAATAGAAAAGCAGCGATTTCAGTAAAGATTTTTTCAATGaaacaacatttaatataagttatataaactCGAAAGAATTATTTACAGGCAAAAGTCATATCGTTTTATACGATCatgcatatttaaaattatgtactCGCGTATCAATAAATTGTTCtaacacatgaaatattttactactaTAAAACGAATAATACTACTTGTGATGTAtttcacaatattataaaatgtatgtatatattcataTTAGGCATGTGTGTctctttttcttatagcaaagccacaagggaatacctgctgtgtccaccaagggaaatcgagctcctgattttaacgttgtaaatctgtagacttaccgctgtcccagcgagggactTATATtaggtaaa of the Tachypleus tridentatus isolate NWPU-2018 chromosome 13, ASM421037v1, whole genome shotgun sequence genome contains:
- the LOC143239484 gene encoding uncharacterized protein LOC143239484 produces the protein MKHTLLLMLLLLALFECSTSSTTNQTNKTSQVSNTLLKHPLLDTLLLQKLRSWIKSVVPQNVRERISDLARQTNFRSVVRLVWAALSYSVPLALLVIVGNILYPIFRYNARRYGPPYGQAYVQYYNYKPSTTEAIENSDLENNWFRPQYGVNRIYTRRNSRDVEKQELTLIHPSVGAQIEDFLQTVETALELMEKY